A DNA window from Pseudomonas wuhanensis contains the following coding sequences:
- a CDS encoding TusE/DsrC/DsvC family sulfur relay protein, with amino-acid sequence MKSLTVGARAIELDKDGFLVELSDWSAEVATALAAAEDIELSPEHWEILELLRRFYAEFQLSPATRPLIKYTALKLGPDKGNSLHLNRLFKGTPAKLAAKLAGLPKPTNCL; translated from the coding sequence ATGAAATCCCTGACTGTTGGCGCCCGCGCCATTGAACTGGACAAGGACGGTTTCCTGGTCGAGCTGAGTGACTGGTCTGCCGAAGTGGCCACCGCCCTCGCTGCGGCCGAAGACATCGAGTTGAGCCCGGAACACTGGGAAATCCTCGAACTGCTGCGCCGTTTCTACGCCGAATTCCAGCTGTCCCCGGCGACCCGCCCGCTGATCAAGTACACCGCATTGAAACTCGGCCCCGACAAGGGCAACAGCCTGCACCTGAACCGACTGTTCAAAGGCACCCCTGCCAAACTCGCCGCGAAACTGGCGGGCCTGCCCAAACCGACGAATTGCTTATGA
- the tusB gene encoding sulfurtransferase complex subunit TusB, which translates to MSTLHVLSHSPFGDDRLSSCLRVIGPNDALLLSGDAAYALQPGTAPFSALHARQLKLFVLAEDVQARALQVPDWASAIDYPAFVELSIHYDKVNSWL; encoded by the coding sequence ATGTCGACTTTGCATGTGTTGTCTCATTCCCCTTTCGGCGACGACCGCCTGAGCAGTTGCCTGCGCGTGATCGGCCCCAACGATGCGCTGCTACTGAGTGGCGACGCGGCCTATGCCTTGCAGCCAGGCACCGCACCGTTCAGCGCGCTGCACGCCCGCCAGCTGAAACTGTTCGTTCTGGCCGAAGACGTACAGGCCCGGGCTCTGCAAGTCCCGGACTGGGCCAGTGCCATCGATTACCCCGCCTTCGTCGAGCTGTCGATTCATTACGACAAGGTCAACAGTTGGCTATGA
- the tusC gene encoding sulfurtransferase complex subunit TusC translates to MAKSLLIISRRAPWSGPNAREALDIALAGGAFDLPIGLLFLDDGVFQLAAKQDAKALQQKDLSANLQALPMFGVEDLFVCGESTAARGLDPKDLSLEEAQVLAAQEITALIDRYDQVITL, encoded by the coding sequence ATGGCTAAATCCTTGCTGATTATCAGCCGTCGGGCGCCGTGGTCCGGGCCGAATGCACGGGAAGCGCTGGACATCGCGCTGGCCGGCGGCGCCTTCGATCTGCCGATCGGTCTGCTGTTTCTCGATGACGGCGTGTTCCAGCTCGCCGCGAAACAGGACGCCAAGGCGTTGCAGCAGAAAGACCTGAGCGCCAACCTGCAAGCCTTGCCGATGTTTGGTGTCGAAGACCTGTTCGTGTGCGGTGAAAGCACCGCGGCCCGTGGTCTGGACCCAAAAGATCTGTCGCTTGAAGAAGCCCAGGTGTTGGCCGCCCAGGAAATCACCGCCCTTATTGACCGTTACGACCAGGTGATCACCCTCTGA
- the tusD gene encoding sulfurtransferase complex subunit TusD gives MKFAIALFSAAHAPSSRRALLFAQAALAGGHEIVRLFFYQDGVYNASGSVVTPQDEQDLPKQWRNFVTEHQLDAVVCIAAALRRGVLNEEEAQRYQREAVAVGAPWELSGLGQLHDAVQDADRLICFGGA, from the coding sequence ATGAAATTCGCCATCGCGCTGTTTTCCGCCGCCCATGCGCCCTCCTCGCGCCGTGCCTTGCTGTTCGCCCAGGCCGCGCTGGCCGGCGGGCATGAGATTGTCCGGCTGTTTTTTTATCAAGACGGCGTCTACAACGCGTCCGGCAGCGTGGTCACGCCTCAGGATGAGCAAGACTTGCCCAAGCAATGGCGCAACTTTGTCACTGAGCATCAACTCGATGCCGTGGTCTGCATCGCCGCCGCCCTGCGCCGTGGGGTGTTGAACGAGGAAGAAGCCCAGCGTTATCAGCGTGAAGCGGTAGCGGTGGGCGCGCCGTGGGAATTGTCCGGCCTCGGCCAGTTGCATGACGCAGTGCAGGACGCTGACCGCCTGATCTGTTTCGGAGGCGCGTGA
- a CDS encoding YoaK family protein: MLPSPSSTRATPGHLHTHRWRGRIGLSLVASLSVLAGMTDAIGFMASGDFVSFMSGNTTRLAVAISDGDLGLTLRLVILVATFVAGNALGIVVSRFGGRRALPLLLCIATLLCGAAAWPYETQLPALLAAIIAMGMLNAAVEEVNGLPVGLTYVTGALSRFGRGLGRWMLGERRNGWRVQLIPWTGMFAGAVLGAILEHHLGLKALFVSGLLAGVLGLLSLKIPRRWQLGYMPR; this comes from the coding sequence ATGCTGCCTTCGCCTTCAAGTACCCGGGCCACACCGGGACATTTGCATACCCATAGATGGCGCGGGCGCATCGGCCTGTCGCTGGTCGCCAGTTTGTCGGTGCTCGCCGGCATGACCGATGCCATTGGCTTCATGGCCAGTGGCGACTTCGTGTCCTTCATGAGCGGTAACACCACCCGCCTGGCCGTGGCGATCAGCGATGGCGACCTCGGGTTGACCTTGCGCCTGGTAATCCTCGTGGCCACGTTCGTCGCCGGCAATGCCTTGGGCATTGTCGTCAGCCGGTTCGGTGGCCGACGGGCGTTGCCGTTGCTGCTGTGCATCGCCACCCTGCTCTGCGGCGCTGCGGCATGGCCCTATGAGACGCAATTGCCGGCGCTGCTGGCGGCGATCATCGCCATGGGCATGCTCAATGCCGCCGTGGAAGAAGTGAACGGCCTGCCGGTCGGGCTGACCTATGTCACCGGTGCGTTGTCGCGGTTCGGCCGTGGACTGGGGCGGTGGATGCTTGGCGAGCGCCGCAACGGCTGGCGGGTGCAATTGATTCCGTGGACCGGGATGTTTGCTGGCGCGGTACTCGGAGCAATCCTGGAACATCATCTTGGTCTCAAGGCCCTGTTTGTCAGCGGGCTGCTGGCCGGGGTGCTGGGGTTGCTGTCGTTGAAGATACCGCGGCGTTGGCAGTTGGGTTATATGCCGCGCTGA
- a CDS encoding DUF6388 family protein: MAATEQQHEQALKKFLDERPELRVELDNLNPLLAQAKGETVAQYRDERLHEAFEAEAERLGLFAWELTLQLTAATPEDYQAQRLEVHKEVAEMAGMDWLEYCELYGLAK, translated from the coding sequence ATGGCGGCAACCGAACAGCAACACGAGCAGGCGCTGAAAAAGTTTCTCGACGAGCGTCCTGAGCTGCGCGTCGAACTGGACAACCTGAATCCACTGTTGGCCCAGGCCAAGGGCGAAACAGTGGCGCAGTACCGCGACGAGCGCTTGCATGAAGCGTTCGAAGCCGAGGCTGAGCGCCTGGGTTTGTTTGCCTGGGAGCTGACGCTGCAACTGACCGCCGCCACGCCTGAGGATTACCAGGCCCAACGCCTGGAGGTGCATAAGGAAGTCGCGGAGATGGCCGGCATGGACTGGCTGGAGTATTGCGAGTTATATGGGTTAGCCAAATAA
- a CDS encoding GNAT family N-acetyltransferase: MTLRIELSKNATQEEREAILTPLRAYNASKAGTTVSEQIALLVRNDSDEILGGLYGRVFYRWFFIELLSVPDQARGQGMGSKLMQMAEDLAREKECVGIWLDTFDFQAPEFYKKHGYSELGHIADYPPGHKRFFFQKRLINTD; encoded by the coding sequence ATGACCCTGCGAATCGAATTGTCAAAAAATGCCACCCAGGAAGAACGCGAGGCGATCCTCACACCGCTGCGCGCCTACAACGCGTCAAAGGCCGGAACCACGGTGTCAGAGCAGATTGCTTTGCTGGTACGCAATGACAGTGACGAGATTCTCGGCGGGCTTTATGGCCGAGTGTTTTACCGGTGGTTTTTCATTGAGTTGTTGTCGGTGCCGGATCAGGCCCGGGGACAAGGGATGGGCTCTAAGCTGATGCAGATGGCCGAAGACCTGGCGCGGGAAAAGGAATGCGTGGGGATCTGGCTGGACACCTTCGACTTCCAGGCGCCGGAGTTTTACAAGAAGCATGGCTACAGCGAGTTGGGGCATATTGCCGATTACCCGCCGGGCCACAAGCGCTTCTTTTTCCAGAAGCGCCTCATTAACACTGATTAA
- a CDS encoding hemerythrin domain-containing protein, with protein sequence MNIFEALRESHDRQRSYADALIQTSGDTPERVEAYKRLKSELQAHATAEERHFYIPLMEFDNGVDLSRHAISEHHEMDEMMEALDATEMSSPSWLATAKKLSEKVHHHLEEEEQKFFQMAGKLLDDQQKETLAGQYQKEFKAQLS encoded by the coding sequence GTGAACATTTTTGAAGCCTTGCGCGAAAGCCACGACCGTCAGCGAAGCTATGCCGATGCACTGATCCAGACCAGTGGCGACACCCCGGAACGGGTCGAGGCTTACAAGCGGCTCAAATCCGAGCTTCAGGCCCACGCAACCGCTGAAGAACGCCATTTCTACATACCGCTGATGGAGTTCGACAACGGCGTGGATCTTAGCCGCCATGCCATTTCCGAACACCACGAAATGGACGAGATGATGGAAGCGCTGGATGCGACCGAAATGTCCAGTCCGTCCTGGTTGGCAACGGCGAAAAAGCTCTCGGAGAAGGTCCATCACCACTTGGAAGAGGAGGAGCAGAAGTTCTTCCAGATGGCCGGTAAGTTACTCGACGACCAACAGAAAGAAACCCTCGCCGGGCAGTATCAGAAAGAATTCAAGGCGCAACTTTCCTGA
- a CDS encoding NUDIX domain-containing protein, with product MSNTAERVNIIESQVLSHDWYLLKKITFDYLRNNGDWQRQTREVYDRGNGAAILLFNREKKTVVLTRQFRLPVFVNGHDGLLIEVAAGLLEGVAPEERIRAEAEEETGYRVHHVQKVFEAYMSPGSVTEKLHFFIAEYDASSKVSDGGGLEEETEELEVLEWKFDDALAAFYRGEICDAKTIMLLQYAAMKDVFGAV from the coding sequence ATGTCGAACACAGCCGAGCGGGTCAACATCATCGAGTCCCAGGTGTTGTCCCACGACTGGTATCTGCTGAAGAAAATCACCTTCGATTACTTGCGCAACAACGGCGACTGGCAGCGTCAGACTCGCGAGGTCTATGACCGCGGCAATGGCGCGGCGATTCTGCTGTTCAATCGCGAGAAGAAAACTGTTGTGCTGACCCGCCAGTTCAGGCTGCCGGTGTTCGTCAACGGCCACGATGGTTTGCTGATTGAAGTGGCGGCGGGGCTACTGGAAGGCGTTGCGCCTGAAGAGCGTATTCGCGCTGAAGCCGAAGAGGAAACCGGCTATCGCGTTCACCATGTGCAGAAGGTTTTCGAGGCCTACATGAGCCCCGGTTCGGTGACTGAGAAGCTGCATTTTTTCATCGCCGAGTATGACGCCTCTTCGAAAGTCAGTGATGGCGGCGGGCTGGAGGAAGAAACCGAAGAACTCGAAGTGCTGGAGTGGAAGTTCGACGACGCGCTGGCGGCGTTCTATCGCGGGGAGATCTGCGATGCCAAGACCATCATGCTGCTGCAGTATGCGGCGATGAAGGATGTCTTCGGAGCGGTTTGA
- a CDS encoding methylated-DNA--[protein]-cysteine S-methyltransferase: MSYTFTTLASPVGELKLVAKGARLAAILWENDKPGRVRLGPMTEAADNPILVRTAQQLQEYFAGTRNRFELELDFAGTEFQQKVWQALLTIPFGETRSYSEIAQQIGNPSAVRAVGAANGKNPISIVAPCHRVIGASGKLTGFAGGLEAKEQLLTLEGYECCEAGRMDDLFI; this comes from the coding sequence ATGTCCTACACCTTCACCACCCTGGCGTCTCCGGTCGGCGAATTGAAATTGGTGGCGAAAGGCGCACGACTGGCGGCCATCCTCTGGGAAAACGACAAGCCTGGTCGGGTAAGGCTGGGGCCGATGACTGAAGCAGCGGACAACCCGATCCTGGTGCGCACCGCGCAACAGTTGCAGGAATACTTCGCCGGCACGCGTAACCGTTTCGAACTGGAACTGGATTTTGCCGGCACGGAATTTCAGCAGAAGGTGTGGCAGGCGTTACTGACCATTCCGTTTGGCGAGACGCGCAGCTACAGCGAGATTGCCCAGCAGATCGGCAACCCCAGCGCAGTTCGAGCGGTGGGTGCGGCTAATGGCAAGAATCCGATTTCGATTGTCGCGCCGTGTCATCGGGTGATCGGTGCGTCGGGTAAACTGACGGGGTTTGCCGGTGGGCTTGAGGCTAAGGAACAGCTACTGACCCTGGAGGGGTACGAGTGCTGCGAAGCCGGCAGGATGGATGATTTGTTTATCTAA
- the ggt gene encoding gamma-glutamyltransferase has product MKFEPFTQSLVATALALSCLTAHAASVAPVAAENGMVVTAQHLASHVGVDVLKNGGNAVDAAVAVGYALAVVYPAAGNLGGGGFMTIQLADGRKTFLDFREKAPLAATPDMYLDKAGNVIPDLSTRGHLAVGVPGTVSGMELALKKYGTKPRKEVIAPAIKLAEDGFVLEQGDVDLLEYATDVFKKDMRDSGSIFLSNGEPMQVGQKLVQKDLSKTLREISEKGADGFYKGWVADAIVTSSQANKGIITQADLDKYQTRELAPIECDYRGYHVVSAPPPSSGGVVICEIMNILDGYPMKELGFRSAQAMHYQIEAMRHAYVDRNSYLGDPDFVKNPIAHLLDKNYATKIREVIDPQKAGVSREIKPGVAPHEGSNTTHYSIVDKWGNAVSVTYTLNDWFGAGVMASKTGVILNDEMDDFTSKIGVPNMYGLVQGEANAIAPGKAPLSSMSPTIVTKDGKVVMVVGTPGGSRIITATLLTILNVIDYGMNIQEAVDAPRFHQQWLPEETNLENFATSPDTKKMLESWGHKFAGPQDPNHIAAILVGAPSLEGKPVGKNRFYGANDPRRNTGLSLGY; this is encoded by the coding sequence ATGAAGTTCGAACCTTTTACCCAATCGCTCGTGGCAACCGCATTGGCGCTGAGTTGCCTGACGGCCCACGCGGCCTCCGTCGCCCCGGTCGCAGCCGAAAACGGCATGGTTGTCACCGCCCAGCATCTGGCCAGCCACGTCGGCGTCGATGTGCTCAAGAATGGCGGCAACGCCGTCGACGCCGCCGTTGCGGTAGGTTATGCGCTGGCGGTGGTGTACCCCGCGGCGGGCAACCTGGGCGGCGGCGGTTTCATGACGATTCAACTGGCGGACGGGCGCAAGACCTTCCTCGATTTCCGTGAAAAAGCCCCGCTGGCCGCGACCCCCGACATGTACCTCGACAAAGCGGGCAACGTCATCCCGGACCTGAGCACCCGCGGCCATCTTGCCGTTGGCGTACCGGGCACCGTCTCGGGCATGGAACTGGCCCTGAAGAAATACGGTACCAAACCCCGCAAGGAAGTGATCGCTCCGGCGATCAAGCTTGCCGAAGACGGTTTTGTGCTGGAGCAGGGCGATGTCGACTTGCTGGAGTACGCCACCGACGTTTTCAAGAAAGACATGCGCGACTCGGGCTCGATCTTCCTGAGCAATGGCGAGCCGATGCAGGTGGGCCAGAAACTCGTACAAAAAGACTTGAGCAAAACCCTGCGGGAAATTTCCGAGAAGGGCGCCGACGGTTTCTATAAAGGCTGGGTGGCCGACGCCATCGTCACCTCCAGTCAGGCCAACAAGGGCATCATCACCCAGGCCGACCTCGACAAATACCAGACCCGCGAACTGGCGCCGATCGAGTGCGATTACCGTGGCTATCACGTGGTCTCGGCGCCACCGCCAAGCTCTGGTGGCGTGGTGATCTGCGAGATCATGAACATCCTCGACGGCTACCCGATGAAAGAACTGGGCTTCCGCTCGGCTCAGGCGATGCACTACCAGATCGAAGCGATGCGTCACGCGTATGTGGACCGCAACAGCTACCTCGGCGACCCGGACTTCGTGAAAAATCCGATCGCCCATTTGCTGGATAAAAACTACGCGACCAAAATCCGCGAAGTCATCGACCCGCAGAAGGCCGGCGTGTCCCGCGAGATCAAACCCGGCGTAGCGCCCCACGAAGGTAGCAACACCACCCATTACTCGATCGTCGACAAATGGGGCAATGCGGTGTCGGTGACCTACACCCTCAACGACTGGTTCGGCGCTGGCGTCATGGCGAGCAAAACCGGGGTCATCCTCAACGATGAAATGGACGACTTCACCTCGAAAATCGGCGTGCCGAACATGTACGGCCTGGTGCAGGGCGAAGCCAACGCCATCGCCCCCGGCAAAGCGCCGCTGTCGTCCATGAGCCCGACCATCGTCACCAAGGACGGCAAAGTCGTCATGGTCGTCGGCACTCCCGGTGGCAGCCGGATCATTACCGCGACCCTGCTGACCATCCTCAACGTGATCGACTACGGCATGAACATCCAGGAAGCGGTGGATGCACCTCGTTTCCACCAGCAATGGCTGCCGGAAGAAACCAACCTGGAGAACTTCGCCACCAGCCCGGACACCAAGAAGATGCTCGAGAGCTGGGGGCACAAATTTGCCGGACCACAGGACCCCAACCATATCGCAGCTATTCTGGTAGGTGCGCCTTCGCTGGAAGGCAAGCCAGTGGGCAAGAACCGCTTCTATGGAGCGAACGATCCACGGCGTAATACCGGGTTGTCACTCGGTTACTGA
- a CDS encoding cysteine hydrolase family protein, producing MSTALLIIDVQHALCTGEYECFDIQRVIDTINDLSTKARAANIPVILIQHEEEGDLLRYGGEGWQLADGLKTSPQDLRVRKTTPDSFYQTHLQEQLQELDANRLIICGLQTDYCVNATVRQAHQLGYDVVLVADAHSTVDNGTMSAEDIIAEHNKDLAHLTGSVARIDVLPASEIKV from the coding sequence ATGAGCACCGCACTCCTGATCATCGACGTCCAACACGCGCTGTGCACGGGCGAGTATGAATGCTTCGACATCCAGCGCGTCATCGACACCATCAACGATCTCAGCACCAAAGCCAGGGCCGCCAACATCCCGGTTATCCTGATCCAGCACGAAGAAGAGGGCGACCTGTTGCGATACGGCGGCGAAGGCTGGCAACTGGCCGACGGTCTGAAAACTTCACCCCAAGACCTGCGCGTGCGCAAAACCACCCCGGATTCGTTCTACCAGACTCACTTGCAAGAACAGCTGCAAGAGCTGGACGCCAACCGCCTGATCATCTGCGGCCTGCAAACCGACTACTGCGTCAACGCCACCGTTCGCCAGGCGCATCAATTGGGCTACGACGTCGTGCTGGTGGCCGATGCCCATTCCACCGTCGACAACGGCACAATGAGCGCCGAAGACATCATCGCCGAACACAACAAGGATCTGGCGCACCTGACCGGCTCCGTGGCGCGGATTGACGTCTTGCCGGCCAGCGAAATCAAAGTCTGA
- a CDS encoding helix-turn-helix transcriptional regulator produces the protein MEEGDEVGAKASMATLQAFNLCVLHLGRLARDRGASQFIADGLQAFSQLMPFASAWWGEMSGSGVDIAPRSWMHGRINLPESFAAEWHKCAHNDKFSHDTLSRPGEVVRDSGFTDPNEEVNVFARRHDLYHLMCITFELPESGLMFFVCLYRGLDASAFNGSEADLFSAFCDHLLQLWRFQVQDMIRFDTGNGASDFGVARMDGSLLYVGATLCAAIERELPGWNGSMLPAQVIAQLQKAPCVMRLGRCALTLSPNAEHVILSLEAQSRGAMLAPRERTAAMLFAAGHSYKEIAKILELSPATVRTYLRNCYLQLGVKSKVELGSVLRSATSLADAPRRD, from the coding sequence ATGGAGGAGGGTGATGAAGTCGGCGCCAAGGCGTCGATGGCGACATTGCAGGCATTCAATCTTTGCGTATTGCACCTGGGGCGTCTTGCCCGAGATCGCGGTGCATCGCAGTTCATCGCAGACGGCCTGCAGGCATTCAGCCAACTGATGCCCTTCGCTTCGGCCTGGTGGGGCGAGATGTCCGGGTCAGGCGTCGATATTGCGCCCAGAAGCTGGATGCACGGGCGAATCAATTTGCCCGAGTCGTTTGCCGCCGAGTGGCACAAGTGCGCGCACAACGACAAATTCTCCCATGACACCTTGAGTCGACCCGGTGAGGTTGTGCGCGACAGCGGTTTCACCGACCCCAATGAAGAAGTGAACGTGTTCGCCCGGCGCCACGACCTCTACCACCTGATGTGCATCACCTTCGAGTTACCCGAAAGCGGCTTGATGTTCTTCGTCTGTCTCTACCGAGGCCTTGATGCCTCGGCTTTCAACGGCAGCGAGGCCGATCTGTTTTCGGCCTTCTGCGACCACCTGTTGCAGCTGTGGCGATTCCAGGTTCAGGACATGATCCGCTTCGATACGGGCAACGGGGCGTCTGACTTTGGCGTCGCGCGCATGGACGGCAGCTTGCTGTACGTGGGGGCAACGCTGTGTGCAGCCATTGAACGTGAGTTACCCGGCTGGAACGGTTCAATGCTTCCCGCGCAGGTGATCGCGCAACTGCAAAAGGCACCCTGCGTCATGCGCCTGGGCCGCTGCGCCCTGACACTGAGCCCTAACGCCGAGCACGTTATCCTGTCGCTCGAAGCCCAGTCGCGCGGGGCGATGCTTGCGCCACGCGAGCGAACGGCGGCGATGCTGTTTGCCGCCGGCCACTCCTACAAGGAGATTGCCAAAATCCTTGAACTGAGTCCTGCGACAGTGCGCACTTATCTGCGCAACTGCTATTTGCAACTGGGCGTGAAGAGCAAGGTGGAACTGGGTTCGGTGCTGCGTTCAGCGACCTCGCTCGCGGATGCGCCGCGCCGCGATTAA
- a CDS encoding RES family NAD+ phosphorylase codes for MAKDPLSSEIHFWRLDPAEYAPSWNSGIGAEKVGGRWNPKGMATVYAALDASTAILEVAVHKDFDALDCKPHRLTQARVLNPSRIYVVQPDSIANSNWLVPGTPSRSQQQFGADLLSVYPFVLVPSSVSPHSWNLLMNPQLANGLYELVLQEPFALDGRLNKPSF; via the coding sequence ATGGCCAAAGACCCTTTGAGCAGTGAGATTCACTTCTGGCGCCTTGATCCTGCTGAGTATGCCCCCTCCTGGAATTCGGGTATTGGCGCTGAAAAAGTGGGTGGGCGCTGGAACCCTAAAGGTATGGCCACGGTTTATGCAGCCTTGGATGCCTCTACGGCCATCCTTGAAGTTGCGGTGCATAAGGATTTCGACGCGCTGGATTGCAAGCCCCATCGTCTTACCCAGGCCCGAGTGCTCAACCCGTCCAGGATTTATGTGGTGCAGCCCGACAGCATCGCAAACTCAAATTGGCTGGTACCAGGTACCCCAAGTCGCAGCCAGCAACAGTTCGGTGCGGACCTGTTAAGTGTGTACCCCTTTGTGTTGGTCCCTTCCAGTGTCTCGCCGCATAGCTGGAATTTGTTGATGAACCCGCAATTGGCTAATGGGTTGTACGAGTTGGTATTGCAAGAGCCTTTTGCCCTTGATGGGCGGCTTAATAAGCCTTCGTTTTAA
- the parS gene encoding type II RES/Xre toxin-antitoxin system antitoxin: MSAKKKDVVVDEAGKDASPKRKVKPLESNVAVTVLSNGERAVKVKMPGSSRVPPMVAVLLSGRNSDDRMEIYRAVKNGFPLQSVLDMIEHSEVYKQRGVLSKIVGASDRTLARRLKTPNEALTAEQSTRALNYAEVLEKATEVLGSRELAEQWMVKPARGLDGEIPIDLISNSVGYELVTDFLTRIEYGVY; the protein is encoded by the coding sequence ATGAGCGCCAAGAAAAAAGATGTCGTAGTCGACGAGGCTGGCAAAGATGCCAGCCCAAAAAGAAAGGTTAAACCACTCGAATCCAATGTTGCCGTAACCGTCTTGAGTAATGGCGAGCGTGCGGTGAAGGTGAAAATGCCGGGTTCCAGTCGCGTGCCCCCAATGGTTGCGGTCTTGCTTTCTGGAAGAAATAGCGATGATCGTATGGAGATTTACAGGGCCGTTAAAAACGGTTTCCCGCTGCAGTCGGTGCTCGACATGATCGAACACAGCGAGGTGTATAAGCAACGCGGCGTGCTGTCGAAAATCGTTGGCGCATCTGATCGCACGCTAGCGCGGCGGTTGAAAACGCCCAATGAAGCGTTGACCGCGGAGCAAAGCACGCGAGCACTCAACTATGCGGAGGTCTTGGAAAAGGCAACGGAAGTGCTGGGTTCGCGTGAGCTTGCAGAGCAGTGGATGGTCAAACCTGCACGGGGCCTGGACGGTGAAATCCCCATCGACCTGATTTCAAATTCGGTCGGGTATGAGTTGGTGACTGACTTTCTGACGCGTATTGAGTATGGGGTCTATTGA
- a CDS encoding DUF6124 family protein has translation MFKATPNPPVTDPASPYESLDSKKLNEAAERALDFHFPSNADIKATARKPSNLFSVDPEAKAETLAVFLVETLASVDVMVHQLVDHLEGESRYALLGISNSIMVAEITANRVLDKIDLPK, from the coding sequence ATGTTCAAGGCAACGCCCAACCCGCCGGTCACAGACCCGGCGTCCCCCTACGAATCTCTCGATTCAAAAAAGCTCAACGAGGCCGCCGAACGCGCCCTCGACTTCCACTTCCCGTCGAATGCCGACATCAAAGCCACCGCGCGTAAACCCAGCAATCTGTTTTCCGTGGACCCAGAAGCCAAGGCCGAAACCCTGGCGGTTTTTTTGGTTGAGACGCTAGCCTCGGTCGATGTGATGGTCCATCAGTTGGTGGATCATCTGGAGGGTGAATCGCGCTACGCCCTGCTGGGTATTTCAAACAGCATCATGGTGGCGGAGATCACCGCGAACCGGGTGCTGGATAAAATTGATCTACCCAAATAG